The DNA region GCCGCGCCTGTCCCCGGACGGGGCCGGCTGCGCCGAGCCGGAGACGCCGGCGTGGGCACCCGCCTGCGGCGAACCGGACACACGAGCGCGCGAACCGGCGGACGACAAGTGCGCGTCGGGCGCACCCGCCTGCGGCGAACCCGGGGCCTGGCCGGTCGCCGTGGAACTCCGGGCGCCAGCGTGGGTACCCACGGACGACGCGGACTGCACTGCCCCGGAGGCACTGGCTGCACCGGCCTGCGCCAACCCCAGTCCGTGGCTGGCGCCGGACGGAGTCGGCTGGGCCGAGCCGGCACCAGTAGAAGACGGGCGTGCTCCGTCGAGGGTGCTCGGTTGCGGCGAGCCGGGCGGCTGACCGGTCGCAGGACGGTCCGGGTGGGCAGCGCGCGTGTCCGCCGCCGCTCCGGAAGCCCGCGTACCCGACGCGCCGTGCCCGCCGGCGGTCGCGCCCGCCTGCGAGTCCGGGTGGACCGCACGCGCGTCCGCCGCCGCAGCGGCGGCGATCCCCGTACCGGACGCATCGGCGCGGGCGCCGCCCGAAAGGGCACCCGCCTGCGAGTCCGGGTGGACCGCACGCGTGTCCGCTGCCGCACCGACGTGGGTTCCCGCGTCGGTAGGACGGCCGTCGGGCGTGGTTGCCGCGCCGGCAGGGGTTCCCGAGCCGGGCAGGCGGCCGGCCGCCGACGCGGGCATGCCGGTGCGGGCGCCGCCCGGAAGAGCGCTCGCCTCCGGCGAAGCGAGCTGCGCCGCAGCGCCGCCGGCACCCGGCTCCCGCGAGGCGAGGCCCCGGCCGGGCACAGACCGATCCGGCTGAGGGGCATGGCCCGAGGGCGCACCGGTCGGGCGGCTGCCGGACGGCGCGGGCGTGGAGCCGTCGGCGGGAAGGGCTCCGGCCGCAACTCCACTCGCCTTCGGCGAGGCGGGGCCGTGGCCGGACGCCGACCCGTCACGGAACGAGACGGGCCGCACGTGGCAGCCGGCCGCGGCCGCGGGAGCGGAGGCATCCGGTGGCGTGGACGGCGCCCCGCCACCGGACACGCCAGGCTGCGCGGCGGAGCCCGTAAACCCGCCGCCCTCAGGCGCGCCGGACCACACCTCGCCGCCGCCGGAGGCAGCCGCGCTCGTACGCCCGCCGCCCTCGGGCGCACCGGACAGCACGTCACCACCGCCCGCCCGGCCGCCCGCCTGCGCCGCCGTGGACGACGCACCGCCACCGGACACGCCGGGCTGCGCGGCGGAGCCCGTACGCGCACCGCCCTCGCCACCGGCCGACGACGCCGGCAGCACCTCCCCCGCCCCCGCAACCGGCCCCACCGCACCCGCCGCTGACGCTCCGCCAGGCGGGGTCGGGGGTGGGCCGGCGGGGCGTAGGCGGCCGTCGGTCAGGCGGCGGGCCGTGCGGGCCGCGTCGCGGGTGGCGGCCGGGCCGTTGTCCGGCGGGGTCGGGGTCGATGCCGTCATTCGGTCCACCTCATGTTCTCGGGGTCATCGGAAAAGGCGCCGCCAGGTCTCCGGGCCCGGGTAGCCGTCGGCCGCCGCGCCGCGCCAGCCCTGGGCCCGCTGGAAGGCCTCGACGTTGCGGCGGTCCGCCTCCGTCCACCGCGGACCGGGGCCCGACACGTAGTGCTTGCCGTAGCCCCGCTTCACCAGTTGTTTGCCCAGCTTCTCCACATATGCGTTGGATTGCCCCGGACGGAAGTAGCCACGCCCGGGGAACCCGTTCGCAGATGCGCTCGACCCGCTCGAACCACTCGAACCGCCGATGTTCCTGCCCTTGCCCGACACCAGCAGCGCCCAGGTGTCCGGGCCCGGGATGCCGTCCGCCTCCGCGCCCTTCCAGCCCTGCGCGAGCTGGAAGGCCTGGGTGGCGCGGCGGTCCGCCTCGCCCCAGCGCGGGCCGGGGCCCTGGGAGTAGTACGACTTGCCGCCGCGCGCGACGAGCAGCTTGCCGAGCTGGGTCACGTACGCGTTGTTCGCGCCCGGCCCGAACTTCCCCGCCCCCGGGAACGCCGTCCCGGTCGCCGCACCCGCACCCGCGCCCGCGCTTCCGCTGTCGCCGCTGATCACGGCCTTGTAGCGGTAGGCGACGTACTTGTCGGAGTTCTCCCAGTACGCGAGCGGCGTCGCCTGCTTCCGCGCGCGCGGCGGGGTCTGCTCGTACGCGATGTAGGAGGTGTGGGTGTAGTCGGTCCAGCCGCCGAAGATCGTCACGTGCGAGCCGCGCGTCGGGTTGGCCGGGTTGTGGAACAGCAGGATGTCGCCGGGCTGCAGCTCGGAGCGGTCGATGCGGTCGGCGAAGCGGTCGAGGCTGCCGGTCCACTCGTTGGACGCGAGGTTCCACGCCATCGAGATGTAGCCAGAGCAGTCCTGGCGGTAGCCGTCGCTCCAGTACTTCTCCATGGAGTACGGGACGGCCGCCGTGACCCACTTCTTCGCGCGGTTGATGATGTCGGCCCGCGTGGTCTTCCGCAGGGTCTGGGCCGAGATCTGACTGGTCGTCGGGCTCGCGTACGGGGACGGCGCCGAGCCCGGGCCCGCCGCGCCGTGCAGCGGACCCCGGCCGCCCTGCGGGGTGTCCGGGCCGGGTTCGATGAGGGTCCCGACAGCCCCGTCGGCCCCGTCGGCCACTCCCGCCACCGTGGCCGCGTCCGCGGCCGCCAGGTCCGTCGCCGCCAGGTCCGTCGCCGGGTCCGCCGGCAGCGCCGCCGCTCCGCCCGCACCCCCGCCGAACACCACGCCCGCCGCCGTCACCAGGACGAGCGCGCGGCGTGCGCCGTGCGCCGCCGGGTGGCCCCCGGCCCGCACCGGAAGTCCCAGTGCGAGGTCGCGCCGCCGCTGGGCGCAGCCCGGGCAGCCGCAGTCGGCCGCGGGCTCGATTTCTTCGAAGACCGGCACGCTCATGCGTTCCCCTCCACACTCGTCAAGATCTTTTCGCGCTCTTGCACGGGCGCCATCGTCTCAACTGTCTGGACAAATCGCATTTTGACGGATCGAAGGCCCAATACGACCATCCGACAGGCCGGGCGGGACCGTAAATGGTCAAGAGCACGGTCAGAGGTCCTGTAGAGTTATCTCTGTCAGCAGGCGCCGCTAGCTCAGTTGGTTAGAGCAGCTGACTCTTAATCAGCGGGTCCGGGGTTCGAGTCCCTGGCGGCGCACGCGAAAGACCGAGGCCCTTCACCGAATGGTGAAGGGCCTCGGTCGTCTTCCCGTTTCCCGTTTCCGGTTTCCGGTTCCCCGTTGACCGTTTCCTCTACAGTGGGCGGATCCCGACCTCCCGCGACGGCTCCGGGCTCCTCCCGCGGCCCGCGAGCCCGCGGTCGAGGACCGGACCGGCCGGCGGCCGGCGCTCACCGCCCCGCCGGCCGGCCCCCGGTCCTACCTCTTCGTGCCGGTCAGATACGCCGACACCACCACGTTCGCCGTGTACGCGTCCGCCGCCCGGTCGAAGCTGCCGCCGCAGGTGATCAGGCGCAGCTCAGCGCGCCCCGAGCGGTGCGGGCCGTAGGCCTTACGGGCGTCGAAACCGTCCCTGGGCACCACCTCGACCTCGTCGATCGTGAATTCCGCGGTGCTTCCGTCCGAACGGGTCACGGTCACCGTCGCGCCGGGGCGCGCCGCGCTCAGGCCGTAGAAGACGGCGGGGCGGGTCTCGGTGTCGACGTGGCCGACCAGGAGGGCGGCGCCGGGGGCTCCGGGGCGGGTGCCGGAGCCGTACCAGCCGACGGTGTGCGGCATCTCGAACGGCGGCGGGTCGATCGCGCCGTCCGCGTCCAGGCCGCGGGCGACGACCGGGGCGGAGATCCCCACCGAGGGGATCTCCACGCGGCGCGGCTCGACCGGGTCGAGCGGGGCGTGGTCCGGGGGCAGCGGCACTCCGGGCGGGCGGCCGACGGCGGCGATGTCGCCGGTGGTCGGCGCCGAGCCGTACGCCGGGCCGTCGGCCGCGTCCCTCCCCCAGACCCAGAGGCCGAGCACGAGCACGGCCCAGGCCGTGCCGGTCAGCGCGCGCCCGGAGGACACCCGGCCGGCCCCGGTCAGTCCGTGCTCTGGCCCGCGCCGCCGCCGCGGCGGCGGGCGGCGCTGCGGAGCGCGACGGCGACGGCCGCGAGGGCGGCCATGCCCAGACCCAGGAGGGTGTACGGGGTGCCGAGCCCGGCCTCGTCGGCCGTCTGGGCGACGCCGGGGGCCGCGGGCGCGGCGAAGGCGGCCGCCGCACCGCCGCCGCCCGCACGGACCGGCGCGATCGGGGACGCGTGGTGGGTGGGCTGATGCGTCGGCTGGTGGGTCGGCTGGTGCGTGGGCTCGTGGGTGGGCCGGTGGGTCGGCTCCTGGTGGCGGCGGACCTGGACGCTGCCGACGTCGGCGTGGTCGTGGCCGTCGCAGGTCACGGTGACCTTGTACGTACCGTCCTCGAGTCCCGACTTCAGGCTGGTGTCGCCGAACAGCGCGTTCTTCCCGCCGTCCCGGCCGGTGAGCTCGGCGTCGGCGACGAAGGCCTGGGACCTGGCCGCGCCGGTGGTGCCCTTGCACCCCGTGACGCGCACGTCGACGTCGGCGCCGGGCGCGGCCGTGGCCGGGGTGACGGTGGCCCGCACTCCGTCGTGGGCGAGCGCGGTGCCCGCGACGGGCGGCG from Streptomyces fradiae includes:
- a CDS encoding peptidoglycan-binding protein, which gives rise to MSVPVFEEIEPAADCGCPGCAQRRRDLALGLPVRAGGHPAAHGARRALVLVTAAGVVFGGGAGGAAALPADPATDLAATDLAAADAATVAGVADGADGAVGTLIEPGPDTPQGGRGPLHGAAGPGSAPSPYASPTTSQISAQTLRKTTRADIINRAKKWVTAAVPYSMEKYWSDGYRQDCSGYISMAWNLASNEWTGSLDRFADRIDRSELQPGDILLFHNPANPTRGSHVTIFGGWTDYTHTSYIAYEQTPPRARKQATPLAYWENSDKYVAYRYKAVISGDSGSAGAGAGAATGTAFPGAGKFGPGANNAYVTQLGKLLVARGGKSYYSQGPGPRWGEADRRATQAFQLAQGWKGAEADGIPGPDTWALLVSGKGRNIGGSSGSSGSSASANGFPGRGYFRPGQSNAYVEKLGKQLVKRGYGKHYVSGPGPRWTEADRRNVEAFQRAQGWRGAAADGYPGPETWRRLFR
- a CDS encoding class F sortase, whose amino-acid sequence is MSSGRALTGTAWAVLVLGLWVWGRDAADGPAYGSAPTTGDIAAVGRPPGVPLPPDHAPLDPVEPRRVEIPSVGISAPVVARGLDADGAIDPPPFEMPHTVGWYGSGTRPGAPGAALLVGHVDTETRPAVFYGLSAARPGATVTVTRSDGSTAEFTIDEVEVVPRDGFDARKAYGPHRSGRAELRLITCGGSFDRAADAYTANVVVSAYLTGTKR
- a CDS encoding PT domain-containing protein, with amino-acid sequence MALVLAPPVAGTALAHDGVRATVTPATAAPGADVDVRVTGCKGTTGAARSQAFVADAELTGRDGGKNALFGDTSLKSGLEDGTYKVTVTCDGHDHADVGSVQVRRHQEPTHRPTHEPTHQPTHQPTHQPTHHASPIAPVRAGGGGAAAAFAAPAAPGVAQTADEAGLGTPYTLLGLGMAALAAVAVALRSAARRRGGGAGQSTD